The region TACGCCCGGAGCAGGTGGTCCTTTGCCGACCGCCGTAGCTGCCGGACCGATGCCCGATATGGACGACCTGACCCTCCACCGTCCCACCCGGACATCCGATGCGACCCCCTTCGGCCGCGCGGTTGTTCTCGCCGATATCGAGGCCCTGCTCGATCAGGTGCCCGGGGTCCGGCGGTTCATGCCCGCGCTCGAAAAAACCTTTCAGGCCGAATTGGCCTCGGCGCGAATCCAGCGCTTCCTGACCGTCGGCCTGCTCGGCATCATCGTCTATAATGCGTTCCTGATCCTGAACACGACGCTGATGCCGGACATTGCGTACGATATCGGCGCGATCCAGCTTTTCGTCGTTACCCCGTTCGTCAGCGTGATGTTGTGGACGATGGCCAAGCGGGTGCTGCCGCCGGATATCTGCGTCACGAGCTCGCTCGTGGCGGTAATCGCGAGCACCGTCGAATTCCTCTACATGTCGCATGCGCCCAATGCGCATCTGCTGATCCATACGATTCCGATCTGCCTCACCTTCGGCAATGTCGTCCTGCCGCTGCCGTTTCGGATGTCGGCGGCCTTCACGCTGTTTTCCATCGTCGCCAGTTCGGTGGTGATGGTCCTGCGCCCGGACTGGGATGCACTGCTCAGCCCGTTCGCTTTGATCGTGAACGTCAATTGCGCGATCTGGATGCTGGTCGGCACCTATCGG is a window of Sphingomonas sp. Leaf357 DNA encoding:
- a CDS encoding GGDEF domain-containing protein, with translation MPTAVAAGPMPDMDDLTLHRPTRTSDATPFGRAVVLADIEALLDQVPGVRRFMPALEKTFQAELASARIQRFLTVGLLGIIVYNAFLILNTTLMPDIAYDIGAIQLFVVTPFVSVMLWTMAKRVLPPDICVTSSLVAVIASTVEFLYMSHAPNAHLLIHTIPICLTFGNVVLPLPFRMSAAFTLFSIVASSVVMVLRPDWDALLSPFALIVNVNCAIWMLVGTYRMEASERRTFLFNQRELLRAETLAESNRLLETLSNTDVLTGLANRRRFDAAFLRRCTTEPDVDALSVLMIDIDRFKALNDTFGHDAGDRALKLVADCLMRHAPSDATVARYGGEEFIVLLPASGMAHARSCAEVLRIAIARIADGVSLHQLPTRVTVSIGLASATSAADVDPAAFIKAADQALYRAKANGRNRIEWACGVEPADAPHGKDAAAA